The stretch of DNA ACCATTTTTACCATTGTAGTTAAATATTTTTGTAATATTTCCTTCATTTGTAACGGTTAATTTATCGATTCCGAAATTTGTTCCTAAATAAACGTTCCCCTTTTTATCGGCAGAAAGCGTGTAAGAAAGTCCAGATGTTAAGCCACTTTTAGTGCTAAAACTCTTAATCTTCTCTTTGCAAATAGAGTACAGTTTACTATTTGAAGCAAACCAAAAGTTTCCATAGCTATCTCTTGTAGAACAATTGAAATTAATTTTTGGAATTTTATTGGTGGATGAAAAATTATTGTTTTCATCAAGGCTTATAAGATGTAATCCAAAGTTTGTAGTAATATACCAGTTTTTACTATCTATTTCTTGTATTGAAGTAATATTAAAACTTCCAAATTTTTCTGGTAAAATTGCTTGTGCATGATTTTTAATTTCGTCGAAAATAAATAGACCCGATGTTGTTGCTAATAATAAATTTGTCTTGTCTTTTTTGTGTATTGCATTAATTGTAGAACTGTCAATTTTTGATGAGGTATTTATTTTATTGCCTATATTTTTTTGTAATTTGTATAAACCAAAATTTGAACCTGCGTAAATAGTTTCATTAGATTTAATAATGGATTTAAAAGTTTTTCCGTCAAAAAATATTCTATCCAATTTAAATTCTTGTGAGTCGCCTTCCACATATCTGTAGAGTCCTTTTTTTTGTATTCCAACATATAAATACTCTTCTGTTGATAAAATGCTATAAATATATGGAGATTCTAAACCTGTAATATTTGAATAACCATAAAACGGTTGGAATTGAGAACTAATTAATCCGGTTCCATGTGTACCATAGTATAATTTTCCCACATTGTCTTGTAACATGCAAGTAACATTTTTACCATTAAAACCATTATCCTTAGTTATAATGTTAAAATAGTTTTTAGTGTACATGGCAACACCTTCTTCATTTTCGCCTGCTATCCAAAAAAAACCGCTATTTCCTTTTAAAATTTTTGTTACATGAAATGGTCTACCGTCGTTTTGAGTGAGTTTGTTTTCTAAGGTAATTTCTAATGTAGGATTGTTTTTTATAGAATAAACAAACCCTTCAGATGTTCCAATTATTGCTTGATTTTCTTTTGCTTTAGCAATAGTTACATATTCTTTTAAAATGTCATTTCGAATCTGTTTTAATTTAAAATCAGGAGACAATGCAAATAAACCTGAGTTGGTGCCTAAAAAAAGAATACCTTGAACGTCCTGAAAAATTGAGTTTACTTCATCGAATTTATTTTGATTCGAAATAGTTTGTTGTACTTTATAATTGTCGTCTATGACTAATATTTCATTATCTAAAAAACAGTATATGTGTTTTTTGCTGACAAATAATTTTATTAAGTTTCTATTTTCTTTTGGCAGATAAATTGTCTTAAATATTTTTTCGCCATCAAAAACTAAAATACCCGAGTATTTTGTAGAAAAAACTATATTGTGGTTATGGTCTTCAACTACATCAGTAACAAAAAAACCTTCTTTTTCGTTGTAGTTGTTAAACTGCTCAAAGGAAGTTCCATCATACTTAATTAATCCAGTTCCTTCAGTTCCAATCCAAATTAAATTTCTAGAATCTTGTATGATTGAAGTTATAGAAGAAGAAGGTAATCCATTTTCTTGAGAAAAAACATCATAATCATATACCTGAGCTTTTAAGCTCGGTAAAAAAGAAAAAAATAGAAAATAGAGTAAAATTTTTCTTATCATTAAATCTTGGAGTAAGATTTTAAAGCTATGAAATTAATAAAACTTTATGAAAAATTTTAAAAATAAATCAAATTATTCTTGAAGTTGATAATTTTTGATAATCTTAAAAAAGCTTGTTAGGCTTGGGTTCTATTAGGTTTTAACATAAAAAATGTGGTAGTTTCATATTTTTTCACTAAAATTGGAGGTTTTTTACCCAAAATATTATGAGATTTTTAAAATTATCGTTTCTTTTTTTATTGTTTGTATCGGCTTCTGTGTATAGCCAAAAGAGTTAACTCTTGAAGAAATTTGGTCTGGCGCATTTCGTACTCAAGGTATGGATGAGTTAAATGCGATGAAAAACACGAACCAATATACGGTACTAAATTTTGACAGAGCGACTCGTTCTATGCAAATCGATTTGTTTGATTATGCAACTTTAAATAAGGTTTCTACTTTAATCGATTCTAAAGATTTTCAAGAATTAAGAGGAATAGATTCTTATAGCTTTAATGCAAAAGAAAATCAAATTTTAATTGCTAATAATTCAGCTCAAATTTTCCGTCATTCTTTTACAGCCGATTATTTTTTATATGATATGGCTTCTAAAAAAATTACAAAAATTGCAGATTATCAAATTCAAGAACCAACATTTTCTCCTGATGGTACTAAAATAGCGTATGCTTATCAAAACAATTTGTATGTATATGATATTGCATCAAAAAAACACCAGCAAATTACAACTGATGGAAAGAAAAATGTAGTGATTAATGGTATCACAGATTGGGTTTATGAAGAAGAATTTGCATTTGTAAGAGCTTTCGATTGGAACAAAACAGGGGATAAAGTTGCCTTCATTCGTTTTGATGAATCTCAAGTTCCTGAGTTTTCAATGGATATGTATAACCAAGGTTTGTATCCTACTCAAGAAGTTTTTAAATATCCTAAAGCTGGTGAAAAAAATTCGGATGTTTCACTTCATATTTATGATCTAAATACAAAGCAAATAAAACAAGTAGATTTGTCGAAATATAACGATTTTTACATTGCGCGTTTGCAATGGACAAATGAAGCGAATACTTTAAGTGCACAAGTTTTAAATCGCCATCAAAATAATTTAGATTTACTTTTTGTTGATGGAAAATCTGCTTCATATAAAGTTGTTTTAAATGAAACAGATAAAGCGTATGTTGATGTAACGGATAATTTAACTTTTTTGAGTGACAATAGTTTTATTTGGACATCAGAAAAAGATGGGTTTAATCACATTTATTATTACGATAAAACAGGTAAATTAAAAAATCAGGTAACAAAAGGAAACTGGGAAGTAACTGCTTATTATGGTTTCGACGAAAAAATAAAACAGTTTACTATCAATCTGTTGAAAATGGTTCAATAAATCGCGATGTTTATGCTGTTAAAATAGATGGAAAAGGTAAAAAGAGATTGTCAAATCAAACAGGCACTAACAATGCTACTTTTAGTCCAAATTTCCAGTTTTACATCAACAGTTTTTCAAATGTAAATACTGCGCCGGTTTACACTTTAAATAGTTCTAAAGATGGCAAAACAGTTAAAACTATTGTTGAAAACAAGGCTGTTCAAGATAAATTAGCGACTTATGATGTGGCACCAAAAGAGTTTTTTACTTTAACTACAGAAAAAGGACATAATTTGAACGCTTGGATTATAAAACCTAAAAATTTTGATACTTCAAAAAAATATCCAGTTTTTATGTATCAGTATTCTGGTCCAGGTTCACAACAAGTTGCAAATTCTTGGAACGGAATTAATGATTATTGGTTCATGATGTTAGCGCAACAAGGCTATTTAGTGGTTTGTGTTGATGGAAGAGGAACTGGTTTTAAAGGTGCTGCATTCAAAAAATGCACATATAAAGAACTAGGGAAATATGAGGTAGAAGATCAAATTGATGCAGCTAAAGTTTTAGGTAAATACAATTATGTAGATGCTTCAAGAATTGGAATCTTTGGATGGAGTTATGGAGGATTTATGGCTTCAAATTGTATTTTCCAGGGTGCTGAGGTATTTAAAACAGCAATTGCAGTTGCACCAGTTACAAGCTGGAGATATTACGATTCAATTTATACCGAACGTTATATGCAAACTCCACAGGAAAACGCAAGTGGTTACGATAATAATTCGCCAATTAATCATGTAGCAAAATTAAAAGGTAATTTCCTTCTAGTTCATGGTACTGCAGATGATAATGTTCACGTACAAAATAGTATGAAAATGATTGAAGCATTAGTGCAAGCGAATAAACAATTTGATTGGGCTATTTATCCAGATAAAAACCACGGTATTTACGGAGGTAAAACTCGCCTTCAATTATATACAAAAATGACTAATTTCATTAAAGAAAAACTATAACCAACTAAACTAACTAAACAAAATATGAGCGAAGTTACTGCAAAACAAAAGCATCCAAAAGGACTTTGGGTATTATTCGGAACTGAAATGTGGGAGCGTTTCAATTTCTACGGAATGCGAGCGTTATTAACATTATTTATGGTAAATGCCCTTATGGTAAAAGAGGGTCAGGCCTCGATTATTTATGGTGGTTTTTTAGCTTTATGTTACTTAACTCCACTATTAGGAGGGTTTATTGCCGATAGATTTTTAGGAAATCGCTATTGCATTATTATGGGGGGATTTTGATGGCGTTAGGACAATTATTGTTGTTTTTTAGCGCTTCAGTTTTCGATACCAATATTGGAATGTCAAATACTTTATTATGGACAGCTTTAGGTATTATAATTTTTGGTAACGGATTCTTTAAGCCCAACATTTCTTCTATGGTAGGTAGCTTGTATCCTAAGCAAGAAAAAGACAAATTAGATTCTGCGTTTACTATTTTTTACATGGGAATAAATGTTGGAGCTTTTTTAGGTCAATTTATTTGTCCCTTTTTAGGAGATGTTAAAGTTGATGGCGTAAGAGATTTATTTGCTTTTAAATGGGGATTCTTAGCAGCATCTTTAGCAATGATTATTGGTACAATTACATTTATTTTACTTAAGAATAAATATGTAGTTACACCAGAGGGTAAACCTATTGGTGGTTTGCCAAAACATAATGATACTTCAGATTTAGAAGATGGTGAAGCTGGATCTGCTAAATTTTCAAAGACTTCTTTAATTGTTTCAGGAATAATTTTTGTTGTTTTATTTTTTGTGTTTCAATATATGCACATTGGAAAAATTGGTTTTAGTGGTTTAGAAGCAAGTAAAGCTATTGAAGGTATTATTTATCCTATTATATATGCATCTGGAATTTCACTTGCTGCATTGATTATTTCTGATTCGGCATTAACCAAAGTTGAACGTGATAGAATTTTAGTTATTTATATTATTTCATTTTTTGTAATTTTCTTTTGGGCAGCATTTGAACAAGCAGGTTCTTCATTAACTTTTATCGCAGATAACCAAACAGATAGAAAATTTATTTTTGATTGGGAAATGCCTGCTTCAATGGTGCAAATATTTAATGGTTTATTTGTTGTATTATTAGCTGTACCATTTTCAATGTTATGGGACAAATTAAGAGCAGCAGGTAAAGAACCTACTTCGCCATTTAAACAAGCTGTTGGTTTAGCTTTAATGGCTGTGAGTTATTTTATTATTGCATATAATGTAAAAGATTTAGGAAGCACCGGTTTGTTAGCAATCAAATGGTTAATTTTATTATACTTAATTCAAACAATGGGAGAACTTTGTTTATCACCAATTGGATTGTCATTAGTGGGTAAATTATCGCCTAAGCGTTTTGCATCTTTGTTGTATGGTGTTTTCTTTATTTCAAATGCTGCAGGTTATGCTTTGGCAGGAACTTTAGGATCAATATTACCTGCAACTGGTGATAAGTTTGAAAAGGCAAAAACTTTAGGAATTGATTTGCAAGCAATTCTAGATAAAACATCTGTTCTTACTCCAGAAGTAGAAAAAGTATTAATTGAAAATCAGATTCCAGTTACAAATCCTGTTTTTGCTGGTTTTGAAATTCACAATCTTTTCGAATTCTTTATGGTGTTTGTGGTTTTATGTGGTATTGCAGCTATTTTATTAGCTTTAATTACACCAACATTAAAGAAAATGATGCACGGAATTAAATAAATTAAATATGAGCCAAAATTCAACAGATCAATTTTTTAAAAGTACAGTTTTAGGTCACCCAGCGGGATTATTTGTATTATTCTTTACAGAAATGTGGGAACGTTTTTCGTTTTACGGGATGCGTTCGTTGTTAATATTGTTCTTAACCGCTTCATTTACCGAAGGAGGTTGGGAGTGGAGCAGAGAAAATGCTTCGGCACTCTTTGGTTCTTACGTAGGTTTAGTGTATTTATCTACCATGCTAGGTGGATATTTCGCTGATAGAATAATTGGTTTTAGATGGGCAGTTGTAGTAGGAGCAGTTTTAATGACTTTAGGTCATGCTGCGATGGCAATAGAAACTGAATTTTCAATTTATTTAGGATTAATATTGTTGGTTTTTGGTAATGGTTTCTTTAAACCTAATATGACATCTATAATTTCCGAAATGTATAAAGATAGACCCGAGAAAAAAGATGGAGCTTATACTTTGTTTTACATGGGTGTAAATGCAGGTGCATTTTTCGGAATTTTACTATGTGGATATTTAGGTGAAAAAGTGGGCTGGAGCTATGGTTTTGGTTTAGCTGGAATTTTCATGTTCTTCGGAATGTTACAATTTTGGTTATCACAAAATATTTTTGGAGATATTGGTTTGAAACCAACACCTGAGAGTAAAGCTAAAGCTGAAAGTAGTGATACTGATAAAAGAAATCCATTCACTTCAATTGATTTAATTTTAATTGCTATTTCAGCAGGACTTGGGTTGTTATGGATTATTAATGATCCTGCTTCTAAAATTTCTGGTGGTACAATTGATATTTTTGGTTTCCTCGGTGATAATGGGAATAACATTGCTATTCTTACAGCTTTAGGAACTTTTATTGTTCTATTAGTAAGCCGATTGTTACGTTATTCTCAAATTACTAGAGAAAAGATGATTGCAGTGACATTCTTTGCCTTTTTGACTATTTTCTTTTGGGCAATTTTTGAGCAATCACCTAACTCATTAACTATTTTTGCAAGTGATTATACAAATAGAGTATTAGAAGGAAATTGGAGTACTTTTTTCTTAATTATCAATTCTCTTATAACAGTAGTTCCTTTAGCAATTATAACTTGGGTTTTATATTTGCTTTTCAAGCAAACATTTAAAAATTATGCGGTTGCAAATGTAATTTTATCTACGAGTTTTGTAATTATTTGGGGAATCGCAATTTGGATGTTAATCAAAGATTTTTATTCAGCAGGTTATTTAATGTTGTCTGACTCAACTTTAGAGTTTTTAAAAATTGAAAAAGTAACGAAACCAATCACAGAGGTTCCTGCTACATGGTTTTCTACTTTAAATTCATTATTTATTATATCATTAGCTCCATTATTTTCTAAATGGTGGGAAAGCAAGTATAATCCTAGTGCAAACGTTAAATACGGAATAGGAATGGGATTATTAGCATTAGGTATGGCTTGTGTCGCAATTGGTGCTACAGGAATTGAACCTGGTGCAAAGACAGCTTCAGTAAGTATGATTTGGTTAATATTGGTATATCTTTTCCATACAATGGGAGAATTGTGTATTTCTCCAGTTGGATTATCTTATGTGTCTAAATTAGTTCCAGCTAGAATGATTGCATTCATGTTTGGAGTTTGGTATTTAGCAGTGGCAATTGGTATGAAAGGTGCTGGTAAATTTGGTGAGAACATTGATAAAATTGCTAACGAGCACGGATTGAGTTATTTCTTTTGGATGTTGACTATCGTTTCTGTTGTAATTGCTGTTTTCGCTGTTATAATGTCGCCAGTTATTAAAAAATTAATGCACGGTGTTAAGTAGGTTACACAAAATGGCATTCTTTTTGTCTATTTTTGAATAAAATAAGTAAAGATGAAGAAATATTTAGTAATAGCACTTTTTTTAGTTTCTGGATTAGTTGCTCAGGCACAAGAATTAAAATGGCATACAGATGTTTCTGATGCGGCTAAAATAGCATTGGAAGAAAATAAACCTATGTTATTATTTTTTACAGGTTCCGATTGGTGCGGATGGTGTATTCGTTTGCAAAAAGAAGTTTTCCATAAACCTGAATTTGCAAAATGGGCAGCAGAAAATGTAATCTTAGTAGAATTAGATTTTCCTAGACGAACACCTCAAGATGACGCTATAAAAGCTCAAAACTATAACATGCAAAACATGTTTGGTGTAACGGGTTATCCAACAATTTGGTTTGTAAAACCACAATTAAAAGAAGGTAAAAAGGTAAACCTAGAAGCTTTGGGAAGTACAGGTTACTTAGCAGGTGGTCCTGAAAAATGGCTTGCTGAAGCAAACAGAATTATAGTTAAAAAATAATTATTTCAAAATTTTATAGAATCCCTTTTCGGCAGTAGTATGGAAAGGGATTTTTTCTTTTACGCAAGTTGCTTTCCACTTTTGAACTTTATAAAACGAATTGGTTTTATCGGCAATAATAATTTCGGGATGATGATGTTTAATTACACGTTCTAAATTTATAGTCGGATTGTTTGAAAGCACAATAATAGATGCTTTATGTTTTGTTTGATATTTACCTAAACTATCAATTACTAAAACATTTTTATTTTTAAAAAACAAGGCGTTCTCTATTGGAAAAATTTGAGTTTGATCTACAAAACTTCCTTTTGCATAATCGT from Flavobacterium haoranii encodes:
- a CDS encoding peptide MFS transporter, producing MSQNSTDQFFKSTVLGHPAGLFVLFFTEMWERFSFYGMRSLLILFLTASFTEGGWEWSRENASALFGSYVGLVYLSTMLGGYFADRIIGFRWAVVVGAVLMTLGHAAMAIETEFSIYLGLILLVFGNGFFKPNMTSIISEMYKDRPEKKDGAYTLFYMGVNAGAFFGILLCGYLGEKVGWSYGFGLAGIFMFFGMLQFWLSQNIFGDIGLKPTPESKAKAESSDTDKRNPFTSIDLILIAISAGLGLLWIINDPASKISGGTIDIFGFLGDNGNNIAILTALGTFIVLLVSRLLRYSQITREKMIAVTFFAFLTIFFWAIFEQSPNSLTIFASDYTNRVLEGNWSTFFLIINSLITVVPLAIITWVLYLLFKQTFKNYAVANVILSTSFVIIWGIAIWMLIKDFYSAGYLMLSDSTLEFLKIEKVTKPITEVPATWFSTLNSLFIISLAPLFSKWWESKYNPSANVKYGIGMGLLALGMACVAIGATGIEPGAKTASVSMIWLILVYLFHTMGELCISPVGLSYVSKLVPARMIAFMFGVWYLAVAIGMKGAGKFGENIDKIANEHGLSYFFWMLTIVSVVIAVFAVIMSPVIKKLMHGVK
- a CDS encoding alpha/beta hydrolase family protein, whose product is MAPKEFFTLTTEKGHNLNAWIIKPKNFDTSKKYPVFMYQYSGPGSQQVANSWNGINDYWFMMLAQQGYLVVCVDGRGTGFKGAAFKKCTYKELGKYEVEDQIDAAKVLGKYNYVDASRIGIFGWSYGGFMASNCIFQGAEVFKTAIAVAPVTSWRYYDSIYTERYMQTPQENASGYDNNSPINHVAKLKGNFLLVHGTADDNVHVQNSMKMIEALVQANKQFDWAIYPDKNHGIYGGKTRLQLYTKMTNFIKEKL
- a CDS encoding thioredoxin family protein, giving the protein MKKYLVIALFLVSGLVAQAQELKWHTDVSDAAKIALEENKPMLLFFTGSDWCGWCIRLQKEVFHKPEFAKWAAENVILVELDFPRRTPQDDAIKAQNYNMQNMFGVTGYPTIWFVKPQLKEGKKVNLEALGSTGYLAGGPEKWLAEANRIIVKK